A stretch of Pseudomonas sp. CCC3.1 DNA encodes these proteins:
- a CDS encoding multicopper oxidase family protein, producing MSFTRRQILGGLAGLVVVGVGAGGASRYWLGKMADEQAGHDYELIAAPLDVELVPGHQTEAWAFGPSAPGTELRVRQGEWLRVRFINHLPVATTIHWHGIRLPLEMDGVPYVSQLPVLPGEYFDYTFRVPDAGSYWYHPHVNSSEELGRGLVGPLIIEEREPTGFKHERTLSIKNWHVDEEGGFLPFSITREAARGGTPGRLSTINGTHVPTIELPAGQITRVRILNLDNTLTYRLNIPGVEAHIYALDGNPIKPRPLGKEYWLGPGMRICLAIKAPAAGEELSLRDGPVRLGTLLSVANNDAPGEWPPALPANPIAEPDVANAEKLNFNFEWVGSLSENLGTDQPPSLWQINGVAWDIKDKTCADRPIAKLKLGQSYIFELKNMTQYQHPIHLHGMSFKVLASNRKKITPYFTDTYLLGKNERARVALVADNPGVWMFHCHVIDHMETGLMAAIEVS from the coding sequence ATGTCCTTTACCCGTCGACAAATACTCGGTGGTTTAGCCGGGCTGGTAGTGGTGGGTGTTGGCGCAGGAGGCGCTTCGCGTTACTGGTTGGGCAAGATGGCCGATGAGCAGGCCGGTCACGATTACGAACTGATTGCTGCCCCGCTGGACGTTGAGCTGGTGCCGGGGCATCAGACCGAAGCCTGGGCTTTTGGTCCTTCGGCGCCGGGCACTGAGCTGCGGGTGCGTCAAGGCGAATGGCTACGGGTGCGGTTTATCAACCATCTGCCGGTTGCCACCACGATTCACTGGCACGGCATCCGCCTGCCGCTGGAAATGGACGGCGTGCCGTACGTCTCGCAATTGCCGGTGTTGCCGGGCGAATACTTCGATTACACATTCCGCGTGCCCGATGCCGGCAGCTATTGGTATCACCCGCACGTCAACAGCAGCGAAGAACTGGGCCGTGGCCTGGTCGGTCCGTTGATTATCGAAGAGCGTGAGCCCACCGGCTTCAAGCACGAACGTACCCTGAGCATCAAAAACTGGCACGTGGATGAAGAGGGCGGCTTTCTGCCGTTCAGCATCACCCGCGAAGCCGCGCGCGGCGGTACGCCGGGGCGCTTGTCGACGATCAATGGCACGCATGTGCCGACCATTGAGTTGCCCGCCGGGCAGATTACCCGCGTGCGCATCCTTAACCTCGACAACACCTTGACCTACCGCCTGAACATTCCCGGCGTTGAAGCGCACATTTATGCGCTGGATGGCAACCCCATCAAGCCCCGGCCTTTGGGCAAGGAATATTGGCTAGGCCCCGGCATGCGCATTTGCCTGGCAATCAAGGCGCCGGCCGCAGGCGAAGAACTGTCGCTGCGTGATGGCCCGGTGCGTTTGGGCACGCTGCTGTCGGTGGCCAATAATGACGCGCCTGGCGAGTGGCCGCCTGCATTGCCTGCCAACCCGATTGCCGAGCCGGATGTCGCGAATGCCGAAAAGCTCAATTTCAACTTTGAATGGGTTGGTTCCTTGTCCGAGAATTTGGGCACGGACCAGCCACCGAGCCTGTGGCAGATCAACGGCGTGGCGTGGGACATCAAAGACAAAACCTGCGCCGACCGACCCATCGCAAAGCTCAAACTGGGCCAAAGCTACATCTTCGAGTTGAAGAACATGACCCAGTACCAGCACCCGATTCACTTGCACGGCATGAGCTTCAAGGTGCTGGCTTCCAACCGCAAAAAGATTACCCCGTATTTCACCGACACCTACCTGCTGGGTAAAAACGAGCGTGCTCGCGTGGCCTTGGTGGCGGATAATCCCGGCGTGTGGATGTTCCACTGCCATGTGATTGACCACATGGAAACCGGCCTCATGGCCGCTATTGAGGTTTCCTGA
- the tadA gene encoding tRNA adenosine(34) deaminase TadA codes for MRQGRQPQIIDRSRDQDFMREALALAAQGAALGEVPVGAVLVQNCEIIGRGFNCPISGSDPSAHAEMVAIRAAAAAASNYRLPGSTLYVTLEPCSMCAGLIVHSRVARVVFGALEPKAGIVHSQGQFFTQGFLNHRVLFEGGVLADECGTLLSEFFKARRARQERKTP; via the coding sequence ATGCGACAAGGGCGTCAACCCCAGATCATCGACCGCAGCCGCGATCAAGACTTCATGCGAGAAGCACTGGCGCTGGCCGCTCAGGGCGCAGCGCTGGGCGAGGTGCCGGTGGGCGCGGTGCTGGTGCAAAACTGTGAAATCATCGGTCGCGGCTTCAATTGCCCGATCAGCGGCAGCGACCCCAGCGCGCATGCTGAGATGGTCGCCATTCGTGCGGCGGCGGCAGCGGCCAGCAATTACCGCCTGCCCGGTAGCACGCTGTACGTGACGTTGGAGCCGTGCAGCATGTGTGCGGGCTTGATTGTGCATTCGCGAGTGGCGCGAGTGGTCTTCGGCGCGCTGGAGCCCAAGGCCGGGATTGTGCACAGCCAGGGGCAATTCTTCACCCAAGGCTTTTTGAATCACCGGGTGCTGTTTGAAGGCGGGGTATTGGCCGACGAATGTGGCACTCTCCTGAGCGAATTCTTCAAGGCCAGAAGAGCTCGCCAGGAGCGCAAAACCCCGTAG
- the cmoB gene encoding tRNA 5-methoxyuridine(34)/uridine 5-oxyacetic acid(34) synthase CmoB codes for MIDLSPLARRLAGTPLAEWANTLQAQLDTKMEKGHGDLERWQSALDALPNVLPTETDLLNGLTLDTDCDDETRAQMRTALLGLSPWRKGPFDLFGVHVDTEWHSDWKWSRVAPHIDLKGKRILDVGCGNGYYMWRMLGAGAHSVIGVDPNWLFFCQFQAVQRFLQQEAAWHLPFPFEDLPPNLEGFDTVFSMGVFYHRRSPIEHLLALKDCLVKGGELVLETLVIEGDVNQVLVPEDRYAQMRNVWFLPSIPALERWLRRAGFSDVRCVDVSITTVEEQRATEWMKFQSLSDYLDPNDHSKTIEGLPAPMRAVIVARK; via the coding sequence ATGATTGATCTTTCCCCCCTCGCCCGCCGTCTGGCGGGCACGCCCTTGGCTGAATGGGCGAACACCCTGCAAGCGCAGCTCGACACCAAAATGGAGAAAGGTCACGGCGACCTGGAGCGCTGGCAAAGCGCGCTGGATGCGTTGCCCAACGTGCTGCCGACCGAGACCGACCTGCTCAACGGCCTGACCCTGGACACCGACTGCGACGACGAAACCCGCGCGCAAATGCGCACAGCGCTGCTCGGCTTGTCGCCGTGGCGCAAAGGGCCGTTCGATCTGTTTGGCGTGCACGTCGACACCGAATGGCATTCGGACTGGAAGTGGTCGCGGGTTGCCCCGCACATCGACCTCAAAGGCAAACGCATCCTCGATGTCGGCTGCGGCAATGGCTATTACATGTGGCGCATGCTCGGCGCAGGCGCCCACAGCGTGATCGGTGTCGACCCAAACTGGCTGTTTTTCTGCCAGTTCCAGGCCGTGCAACGCTTCTTGCAGCAAGAAGCGGCCTGGCACCTGCCGTTCCCGTTTGAAGACCTGCCGCCCAACCTCGAAGGTTTCGACACTGTATTTTCCATGGGCGTGTTTTACCACCGCCGCTCGCCTATCGAGCATTTGCTGGCGTTGAAAGACTGCCTGGTCAAAGGCGGCGAATTGGTACTGGAAACCCTGGTGATCGAAGGCGACGTGAATCAGGTGCTGGTGCCTGAAGACCGTTACGCGCAGATGCGCAACGTGTGGTTCCTGCCTTCAATCCCGGCCCTTGAGCGCTGGCTGCGCCGCGCCGGTTTCAGCGACGTGCGCTGCGTGGACGTGAGCATCACCACCGTCGAAGAACAACGTGCGACCGAGTGGATGAAGTTCCAGTCACTGAGCGACTACCTGGACCCGAATGACCACAGCAAAACCATCGAAGGCCTGCCCGCGCCCATGCGCGCCGTGATCGTCGCCAGGAAATAA
- the cmoA gene encoding carboxy-S-adenosyl-L-methionine synthase CmoA, whose amino-acid sequence MSKEPDRIFAQPLAQVPDFAFNEDVVRVFPDMIKRSVPGYPTIVENLGVLAAQFAQPNSVLYDLGSSLGAVTQALRRHVRSEGCKVIAVDNSAAMVERCREYLNAQNSMFQELLPVEVIEGDILALAFEPASVVALNFTLQFIAPEQRLALLGRIRQALLPGGALILSEKLRFNDCEEHTLLTDLHIAFKRANGYSDLEIAQKRSAIENVMKPDSLEEHRERLLAAGFSKVVPWFQCLNFASLIALP is encoded by the coding sequence GTGAGCAAAGAACCTGACCGTATTTTCGCCCAGCCCCTGGCCCAGGTGCCGGACTTCGCCTTTAACGAAGACGTGGTGCGGGTGTTCCCGGACATGATCAAGCGCTCGGTGCCCGGCTACCCGACGATTGTCGAGAACCTCGGCGTACTCGCGGCCCAATTCGCTCAGCCCAACAGCGTGCTGTATGACTTGGGCAGCTCGTTGGGCGCCGTGACCCAAGCGTTGCGCCGCCATGTGCGCAGCGAGGGGTGCAAGGTGATTGCCGTGGACAACTCGGCGGCCATGGTCGAGCGCTGCCGCGAGTACCTCAATGCACAAAACTCGATGTTTCAGGAGTTGCTGCCGGTTGAGGTGATTGAAGGCGACATTCTGGCGCTGGCGTTCGAACCCGCCTCGGTTGTGGCGCTGAACTTCACCCTGCAATTTATCGCGCCTGAGCAGCGTCTGGCCTTGCTCGGCCGGATTCGCCAAGCGCTGCTGCCGGGAGGTGCGCTGATTCTCTCGGAAAAGCTGCGCTTCAATGATTGCGAAGAACACACGTTGCTGACCGATTTACACATCGCGTTTAAGCGCGCCAACGGTTACAGCGACCTCGAAATCGCACAAAAACGCAGCGCCATCGAAAACGTCATGAAGCCCGACAGCCTCGAAGAACACCGCGAACGCCTGCTGGCGGCCGGGTTCTCGAAAGTCGTGCCGTGGTTCCAGTGTCTTAACTTTGCCTCGTTGATTGCCTTGCCATGA